One segment of Gemmatimonadota bacterium DNA contains the following:
- a CDS encoding zinc-binding alcohol dehydrogenase — protein MPDMVSLVLDGPRSIDMRRQAMPVLPDDSVRAEAIVTGVSAGTERMWYDGTNPAIKSGRRGYPYHPGYEFVGRVVEMGPEVVDIEAGELVIAMKPHGSHAILGPADYWAVLPDDISPDDAVATALTATNLHALHRAGPFAGDAVAVIGMGTLGLLCCQVLRATGAGEVIAISRSARKRELAIELGASLALDPADPELTEQVLDRTGDRGVDVAIEWAGVDSAVHTAMRVVRNQGRVVVGGFHIEHFSVSGEIFFSKEITVHSVRGSGSTATTSEFNRWSRRENFAAAASLVASGLVVGKPLVTHRVVAPDLAAAYDIVSSHDQEFIQVVLDWTDSVS, from the coding sequence GGCGATCGTCACGGGGGTGAGCGCAGGCACGGAACGCATGTGGTACGACGGCACGAACCCCGCTATCAAGAGCGGGCGTCGCGGATATCCGTACCACCCGGGTTACGAGTTCGTGGGTCGGGTCGTCGAAATGGGCCCGGAGGTGGTGGACATCGAGGCCGGCGAGCTCGTTATCGCGATGAAGCCTCACGGAAGCCATGCGATTCTGGGTCCTGCGGATTACTGGGCGGTGCTCCCGGACGACATCTCCCCCGACGATGCGGTTGCGACCGCCTTGACCGCCACCAACCTGCACGCGCTTCATCGTGCGGGCCCGTTCGCAGGCGACGCGGTTGCCGTGATCGGGATGGGTACTCTCGGGCTCCTTTGCTGCCAGGTGCTGCGCGCCACCGGAGCGGGAGAGGTGATCGCGATCAGTCGCTCCGCGCGGAAGCGCGAGCTCGCCATCGAGTTGGGTGCGAGCCTGGCGCTCGACCCCGCCGACCCGGAGCTGACGGAACAGGTGCTCGACCGTACCGGCGATCGGGGCGTCGACGTCGCAATCGAGTGGGCAGGGGTCGACTCGGCGGTCCACACGGCGATGCGGGTCGTGCGAAATCAGGGGCGGGTCGTGGTGGGGGGCTTCCACATCGAGCACTTCTCGGTCTCGGGTGAGATCTTCTTCTCGAAGGAGATCACCGTGCACAGCGTGCGCGGCTCCGGAAGCACCGCGACGACAAGCGAGTTCAACCGCTGGAGCCGCCGTGAGAACTTCGCCGCCGCCGCGAGCCTCGTGGCGTCCGGACTCGTGGTGGGGAAGCCGCTCGTCACGCATAGGGTTGTGGCCCCCGACCTCGCGGCGGCATACGACATCGTTTCCTCGCACGACCAAGAATTCATCCAGGTCGTGCTCGACTGGACTGACTCCGTGTCGTGA